A genomic segment from uncultured Alistipes sp. encodes:
- the holA gene encoding DNA polymerase III subunit delta → MAKGTLKFKDSVAEYERLTGEIAARRFAGIYLLMGEEGYFIDAVAEQLAASILDEAARAFNQITVYGRDSDAGQVVNLCRQMPMMGRYQVVIVKEAQHLRNLDKLSLYTQKPSPTTILVICHKEKNVDKRSALYKGCAANGAVLESVRPRDYEIAAWLQQFIRRRGLEIDPKALAMLTDHLGTDISKIANELQKLTVSLPEGTRRITDRDIEANIGISKDFNNFELCKAVVTRDMARALMIADHFARNPKDNPLLVTVMALFNQFRDLFVVNYLRWLARRRNQPFPPDQELMRILRKSNTFILGEIKQNAALWDNRKVFQVLGLLREYDAKSKGMGSGGASDGELLRELLLKIFLL, encoded by the coding sequence ATGGCCAAAGGCACGTTGAAATTCAAGGACTCGGTCGCCGAGTACGAACGGCTCACGGGCGAAATCGCTGCCCGCAGGTTCGCCGGCATCTACCTGCTCATGGGCGAGGAGGGGTACTTCATCGACGCTGTGGCCGAACAGCTCGCCGCGTCGATCCTCGACGAGGCCGCCCGGGCCTTCAACCAGATCACCGTCTACGGCCGCGACTCGGACGCCGGGCAGGTCGTGAACCTCTGCCGCCAGATGCCCATGATGGGCCGGTACCAGGTGGTCATCGTCAAGGAGGCCCAGCATCTCAGGAACCTCGACAAACTCTCGCTCTACACGCAGAAACCCTCCCCCACGACGATCCTCGTCATCTGCCACAAGGAGAAGAATGTCGACAAGCGTTCGGCCCTCTACAAGGGGTGTGCGGCCAACGGCGCGGTCCTCGAATCGGTGCGGCCGCGCGACTACGAGATCGCGGCGTGGTTGCAGCAGTTCATCCGCCGCCGCGGGCTGGAGATCGACCCCAAGGCGCTCGCGATGCTTACCGACCACCTCGGGACCGACATCTCGAAGATCGCCAACGAACTGCAGAAACTCACCGTCTCGCTGCCCGAAGGCACGCGGCGCATCACCGACCGCGACATCGAGGCCAATATCGGCATCTCGAAGGATTTCAACAACTTCGAGCTCTGCAAGGCGGTCGTCACGCGCGACATGGCGCGGGCCCTGATGATCGCCGACCACTTCGCCCGCAACCCGAAGGACAATCCGCTGCTGGTGACCGTCATGGCCCTGTTCAACCAGTTCCGGGACCTGTTCGTCGTGAACTACCTGCGCTGGCTCGCGCGGCGCCGGAACCAGCCCTTTCCGCCGGACCAGGAGCTGATGCGCATCCTGCGCAAGAGCAACACCTTCATCCTCGGGGAGATCAAGCAGAACGCCGCACTGTGGGACAACCGCAAGGTCTTTCAGGTGCTGGGGCTGCTGCGCGAATACGACGCCAAGAGCAAGGGAATGGGTTCGGGCGGCGCCTCGGACGGCGAGCTGCTGCGCGAGCTGCTGTTGAAAATCTTCCTGCTGTGA
- a CDS encoding aminotransferase class IV, translating into MTDLYLYQTVHVARGRALHVAEHAAVLDAASREWFGRPYTPSPGALRTRIELVAETEHYPTAVSGFVRIELRPDGEERLLPAGISLYDGYAYRSVQPAAVTVHYENPFTSAPTSVREAAAAWARRVAERAGAEVAIRCDAAGIFHEAEDAPLFAIVGRTVLAAPGPESVERAITRRAVQAAGLEYREEPFGIGELRGAPAAGAARGGLFNGTADHEGLFAGVGNCRIDELFFTDHRGITSLSHCNGLPLMTFLAERIAQAPL; encoded by the coding sequence GTGACGGACCTCTACCTCTACCAGACGGTACATGTGGCCCGCGGCCGGGCCCTTCACGTCGCGGAGCACGCCGCGGTGCTCGACGCCGCGTCGCGCGAGTGGTTCGGACGCCCCTACACCCCCTCGCCCGGGGCGCTGCGCACCCGGATCGAACTCGTGGCCGAAACGGAGCACTATCCGACCGCCGTATCGGGATTCGTCCGCATCGAACTGCGGCCCGACGGCGAAGAGCGGCTCCTGCCCGCCGGCATATCGCTCTACGACGGCTATGCCTACCGGAGCGTGCAGCCCGCAGCCGTGACGGTACATTACGAAAATCCCTTCACCTCCGCTCCGACCTCGGTTCGGGAGGCTGCGGCGGCCTGGGCCCGCCGGGTCGCAGAACGGGCCGGAGCCGAGGTGGCCATACGCTGCGACGCCGCGGGGATTTTCCACGAGGCCGAGGATGCCCCGCTCTTCGCCATCGTGGGGCGCACGGTGCTGGCGGCACCGGGACCCGAAAGTGTCGAGCGGGCCATCACCCGGCGGGCCGTGCAGGCCGCCGGGCTGGAGTACCGCGAAGAGCCGTTCGGGATCGGAGAGCTCCGGGGGGCGCCCGCCGCAGGCGCGGCCCGCGGCGGGCTGTTCAACGGAACGGCGGATCATGAAGGTCTCTTTGCGGGGGTGGGAAACTGTCGGATCGACGAACTCTTCTTCACCGACCACCGGGGCATCACGTCGCTGTCGCACTGCAACGGATTGCCGTTGATGACCTTCCTGGCCGAGCGGATCGCCCAAGCGCCCCTTTAA
- a CDS encoding DUF6549 family protein has product MKKYLILYAVLVTAALIFALRHYRGENQRLTQNQEALAADLTHYRTRAGEEAASAQVLRLRCAEFERLRAEDAAEIRRLGIRLRRLEATARLASTTQTRFQAPLKDTIAVRRDTSGILDPTGSPQFDTLKTFRWHDPWIRIEGSIARDSVRCRVSSVDTLRQVIHRIPRRFLFIRWGTKALRQEIVSSNPHTRIVYAEYIRIER; this is encoded by the coding sequence ATGAAAAAATACCTTATCCTCTACGCCGTGCTCGTCACGGCCGCACTTATCTTCGCCCTGCGCCACTACCGCGGCGAAAACCAACGTCTCACCCAGAATCAGGAGGCCCTGGCCGCAGACCTCACCCACTATCGCACCCGGGCCGGAGAAGAGGCCGCCTCGGCCCAGGTCCTGCGGCTGCGCTGCGCGGAGTTCGAACGCCTCCGGGCCGAAGATGCCGCGGAGATCCGCCGCCTCGGCATCCGCCTCCGCCGCCTCGAAGCCACGGCCCGGCTCGCTTCCACCACGCAAACCCGCTTCCAGGCCCCGCTGAAAGACACCATTGCCGTGCGCCGCGACACTTCCGGAATACTCGATCCGACCGGCAGCCCGCAGTTCGACACGCTGAAAACCTTCCGCTGGCACGACCCCTGGATCCGCATCGAAGGGAGCATCGCCCGGGACTCGGTCCGCTGCCGCGTGAGCAGCGTCGACACACTCCGGCAGGTCATCCACCGCATTCCCCGGCGCTTCCTCTTCATCCGCTGGGGAACCAAGGCCCTGCGGCAGGAGATCGTCTCCTCGAACCCCCATACCCGGATCGTCTACGCCGAATACATCCGGATCGAACGCTGA
- a CDS encoding endonuclease/exonuclease/phosphatase family protein yields the protein MTTESSRLLRAGFLLTAALLFSAATAAPRGNAPKKPLAPKAEGITRLVTYNVGVFNKYIADDYPLITAMMQEIDADAVCMNELDSCTNRTGRVFQLGHIAELLGGWDVNYGAAMTFDGGKYGVGIVSREKALRTFSVVLEKGAGAEPRALVVSEFERFVLATAHLDHVSAEQQAIQAATINRIMQERYGKSTKPVFLGGDMNATPDSETLRILRRAWKVLTPADPTYPSNDPRRCIDYIFQLDNGARCGIVQARVLDRFEAGDVKKASDHLPVVLDIRLDGE from the coding sequence ATGACAACCGAATCTTCCAGGCTGCTCCGCGCGGGATTTCTGCTGACAGCCGCCCTGCTGTTCTCCGCAGCCACCGCCGCACCCCGCGGCAACGCCCCGAAAAAGCCACTCGCCCCGAAAGCCGAAGGGATCACCCGGCTGGTCACCTACAACGTCGGGGTCTTCAACAAATACATCGCGGACGACTATCCGCTCATCACGGCCATGATGCAGGAGATCGACGCCGATGCCGTCTGCATGAACGAACTCGACAGCTGTACCAACCGCACGGGCCGGGTCTTCCAGCTCGGACACATCGCCGAACTCCTCGGCGGCTGGGACGTCAACTACGGCGCCGCCATGACTTTCGACGGCGGCAAGTACGGCGTGGGAATCGTCAGCCGCGAGAAAGCCCTCCGGACCTTCTCCGTCGTACTGGAAAAGGGCGCCGGAGCCGAACCGCGCGCGCTCGTCGTCTCGGAGTTCGAGCGCTTCGTGCTCGCCACGGCGCACCTTGACCACGTCTCCGCCGAACAGCAGGCCATCCAGGCCGCCACGATCAACCGCATCATGCAGGAACGCTACGGAAAATCGACGAAGCCCGTCTTCCTCGGCGGCGACATGAACGCCACGCCCGACTCCGAGACGCTGCGGATACTGCGCCGCGCCTGGAAGGTACTGACACCCGCCGATCCCACCTATCCGTCCAACGATCCGCGCAGGTGCATCGACTACATCTTCCAACTCGACAACGGCGCCAGGTGCGGGATCGTGCAGGCCCGGGTCCTCGACCGCTTCGAGGCGGGCGACGTGAAGAAGGCGTCGGATCACCTGCCCGTGGTGCTGGACATCCGCCTCGACGGGGAGTAA
- the coaD gene encoding pantetheine-phosphate adenylyltransferase, producing the protein MERTAIFPGSFDPFTRGHAALVEEALNLFDRVIIGIGNNTAKCGLLTVENRKRLIDDIFRDEPRVEARIYTGLTGEFAEEVGACAIIRGVRNTTDFEYERTMEATNHRIYPALTTVMLFTPAPVADISSSTVREVLSFGRNVEEFLPQGIDINQYL; encoded by the coding sequence ATGGAGCGCACTGCAATATTCCCGGGGTCGTTCGACCCCTTCACCCGCGGACACGCCGCCCTGGTCGAGGAGGCCCTGAACCTCTTCGACCGTGTGATAATCGGCATCGGCAACAACACGGCCAAATGCGGACTGCTGACCGTCGAAAACCGCAAACGGCTCATCGACGACATCTTCCGCGACGAGCCCCGGGTCGAGGCCCGGATCTACACCGGACTCACGGGCGAATTCGCCGAAGAGGTCGGAGCCTGCGCCATCATCCGCGGCGTGCGCAATACCACCGACTTCGAGTACGAACGCACCATGGAGGCCACCAACCACCGGATCTATCCCGCATTGACCACCGTGATGCTCTTCACCCCGGCCCCCGTGGCCGACATCTCCTCGTCGACGGTCCGCGAGGTGCTCTCCTTCGGGCGCAACGTCGAAGAGTTCCTGCCCCAAGGAATCGACATAAACCAATACCTCTAA
- the lpxD gene encoding UDP-3-O-(3-hydroxymyristoyl)glucosamine N-acyltransferase has product MMEFTAEMIAGFLGGDVLGDKNASVHTVSSIEEGKAGSLAYLTNPKYEPYLYTTQASIVLVDRSFEPSQPVAATLVKVDDAAACVLRLLEMYNAAKPRRQGISPRAAVSEQASVGEECYIGDFAVVEEGVRIGKGCQIYPQVYLGRGVTVGDNTTLYPGVKIYEGCTVGARCILHAGAVIGADGFGFMPNAEGGFDKIPQLGNVIIEDDVEIGANTCIDRAKTDSTVIRRGVKLDNLIQIGHNVQIGENTVSSAQTGIAGTSRVGRNCFLAGQVGIADHVTIGDRVKVGSKSGIDKNVGDDEIRFGYPALPGMQYHRSSAIFKNLPELARRVAELEKQINELKK; this is encoded by the coding sequence ATGATGGAATTCACGGCCGAAATGATCGCCGGATTTTTGGGCGGCGATGTCCTCGGCGACAAAAACGCCTCGGTACACACCGTATCCTCGATCGAGGAGGGAAAAGCCGGTTCGCTGGCCTATCTCACCAACCCCAAATACGAACCCTATCTCTACACCACGCAGGCCTCGATCGTCCTGGTCGACCGCTCGTTCGAGCCCTCGCAGCCCGTTGCGGCGACCCTCGTCAAGGTGGATGACGCCGCCGCCTGCGTCCTGCGGCTCCTCGAAATGTACAATGCCGCCAAGCCCCGCCGCCAGGGAATCAGCCCCCGGGCCGCCGTCTCGGAGCAGGCCTCCGTCGGCGAGGAGTGCTACATCGGCGACTTCGCGGTCGTTGAAGAGGGGGTTCGGATCGGGAAAGGGTGCCAGATCTATCCCCAGGTCTACCTCGGACGAGGGGTCACCGTCGGCGACAACACGACGCTCTACCCCGGCGTGAAGATCTACGAGGGGTGTACGGTGGGCGCCCGCTGCATCCTCCACGCCGGAGCCGTGATCGGCGCCGACGGTTTCGGATTCATGCCCAACGCCGAGGGCGGGTTCGACAAGATTCCCCAGTTGGGCAACGTCATCATCGAGGACGACGTCGAGATCGGCGCCAACACCTGCATCGACCGCGCCAAGACCGACTCGACCGTCATCCGCCGCGGCGTGAAACTCGACAACCTGATTCAGATCGGCCACAACGTCCAGATCGGCGAAAATACCGTCTCCTCGGCGCAGACCGGCATCGCCGGGACCTCGCGCGTGGGCCGCAACTGCTTCCTGGCCGGACAGGTCGGCATCGCCGACCATGTGACGATCGGCGACCGCGTGAAGGTCGGCTCCAAGAGCGGCATCGACAAGAATGTCGGCGACGACGAGATCCGCTTCGGCTACCCCGCCCTGCCCGGAATGCAGTACCACCGCTCGTCGGCCATCTTCAAGAACCTTCCCGAACTGGCGCGCCGCGTTGCCGAACTCGAAAAGCAAATCAACGAACTCAAAAAATAA
- a CDS encoding TlpA disulfide reductase family protein produces the protein MKKFFIFAASAALLWSCSPKNQYVIEGQIEGANPTVYLFTQENNLLDSAAVKDGSFQIKGIAEEPQVAVLRDAREESATFVAMLLLEPGTITVSDDPDSPFRKRVSGTPANDASTAYGDAGNKLVQEYRDSATTEERRTAIEEEYDVLTRQTVDQNRDNIFGALLLAQQLGFDLSGQELLDEIAKFSPEMQQNQLLVDLKERAEAKMKTDIGQPYIDVVQPDADGNEVSLKSVVENPANKYVLLDFWASWCGPCMGEVPHLKKTYDEFHKKGFEIFGVTFDDNREDWLDAVKENKMNWVHVGLLNGFDNQAAKDYAVNAIPSNFLIDSEGKIVAKNLRGEALYEKIAELLQ, from the coding sequence ATGAAAAAATTCTTCATCTTTGCAGCCTCCGCCGCCCTGCTGTGGAGCTGCAGCCCCAAGAACCAGTATGTCATCGAGGGGCAGATCGAGGGTGCGAACCCCACGGTCTACCTCTTCACCCAGGAGAACAACCTGCTGGATTCGGCAGCCGTGAAGGACGGCTCGTTCCAGATCAAGGGCATTGCCGAGGAGCCGCAGGTCGCCGTCCTGCGGGATGCCCGGGAGGAGAGTGCGACGTTCGTCGCCATGCTGCTTCTTGAGCCCGGCACGATCACCGTCAGCGATGACCCCGACAGCCCCTTCCGCAAGCGCGTGAGCGGAACCCCGGCCAATGATGCCAGCACCGCCTATGGCGATGCCGGGAACAAACTCGTCCAGGAGTACCGCGACAGCGCCACTACCGAGGAGCGCCGCACAGCCATCGAGGAGGAGTACGATGTCCTGACCCGCCAGACTGTCGACCAGAACCGCGACAATATCTTCGGCGCCCTGCTGCTGGCCCAGCAACTGGGATTCGACCTCTCGGGACAGGAACTGCTGGATGAAATTGCCAAATTCTCGCCCGAGATGCAGCAGAACCAGCTCCTCGTCGACCTCAAGGAGCGCGCCGAGGCCAAAATGAAAACCGATATCGGCCAACCCTACATCGACGTCGTACAGCCCGATGCCGACGGCAACGAGGTGTCGTTGAAATCGGTGGTCGAGAACCCGGCAAACAAGTACGTGCTGCTTGATTTCTGGGCTTCGTGGTGCGGTCCCTGCATGGGCGAGGTCCCCCACCTGAAAAAGACCTACGACGAATTCCACAAGAAGGGATTCGAGATCTTCGGCGTCACCTTCGACGACAACCGCGAAGACTGGCTCGATGCCGTCAAGGAGAACAAGATGAACTGGGTGCACGTCGGCCTGCTGAACGGATTCGACAACCAGGCCGCCAAGGATTATGCCGTCAATGCGATTCCGTCGAACTTCCTGATCGACAGCGAGGGCAAGATCGTCGCCAAGAACCTGCGCGGCGAGGCCCTTTACGAGAAGATCGCCGAGCTGCTCCAGTAA
- the ruvC gene encoding crossover junction endodeoxyribonuclease RuvC, with translation MGIDPGTNYMGYGVLEVEGRTVRPVVLGDIDLHKLTDPYAKLRYIFERVGALIEQYAPREVALESPFFGENVQSMLKLGRAQGVAMAAALSRDRAVFEYAPMRIKQAITGRGSATKEQVAAIVCRILTIDRPPRRLDATDGMAVALCHYFATVSPLNAALGEERVKGLGGGKKAVSKGGSQSWEQFLKQHPDREVK, from the coding sequence ATGGGCATCGATCCCGGCACGAACTACATGGGTTACGGCGTGCTGGAGGTCGAGGGGCGCACGGTGCGCCCGGTGGTGCTGGGCGACATCGACCTGCACAAGCTGACCGACCCCTATGCCAAGCTGCGTTACATTTTCGAACGGGTGGGCGCCCTGATTGAGCAGTATGCCCCGCGGGAGGTGGCGCTCGAATCGCCCTTTTTCGGAGAGAACGTACAGTCGATGCTCAAACTGGGGCGGGCACAGGGCGTGGCGATGGCTGCAGCGCTGAGCCGCGACCGGGCGGTCTTCGAATACGCGCCGATGCGGATCAAACAGGCAATTACAGGTCGGGGGTCGGCCACGAAGGAGCAGGTGGCGGCGATCGTCTGCCGGATCCTCACGATCGACCGTCCGCCCCGGCGCCTCGATGCCACGGACGGCATGGCGGTGGCCCTGTGCCACTATTTCGCCACGGTGAGCCCGTTGAATGCCGCGCTGGGCGAAGAACGGGTGAAGGGGCTCGGAGGGGGCAAGAAAGCGGTTTCGAAAGGCGGGTCCCAGAGTTGGGAGCAGTTTTTGAAGCAGCATCCCGACCGGGAGGTGAAGTAA
- a CDS encoding site-specific integrase, whose protein sequence is MNTTLTTVLYTSKTLSNGTHPLMLRLTKNRRIKYISLHISLDAKFWDFDKGRPKRNCPEKERINALIETKTKELQEQIMDFKTSDKEYTLSTLVEKASRKVVRQTVGDYLNAYIDRLLAVNRVGNAKTFQELRTSLTRFCHSLDFYFLDIDTEWLKRYEQWLRVERHYSDNSIGIRFRSLRVLYNSAITDGLIKKTDYPFDTFKVSRFKEATAKRSLTKEDIRRIMDCKVRTLTKYPKPFLQLAKDLFMFSYLSCGINLTDILHIRYADIVDGRLVFNRQKTGKLLSFQLQPEALAILDKYRQPNTLPQDYIFPVLKRTVHVSAQQQYGRVQRTNKRINRYLKLIGEHLHLPIPLTTYVARHSFATVLKRSGVSTSIISESLGHSSEKITQIYLDSFENSQIDEAMQHLL, encoded by the coding sequence ATGAACACTACCCTCACAACCGTTCTGTACACCTCTAAAACCCTATCCAACGGCACCCATCCCCTCATGTTGCGGCTCACGAAAAACCGCCGAATCAAGTACATCAGCCTGCACATTTCGCTCGATGCCAAATTTTGGGATTTTGACAAGGGGCGTCCCAAACGGAACTGCCCCGAAAAGGAGCGCATAAATGCACTGATCGAGACCAAGACAAAAGAGTTGCAGGAACAGATCATGGACTTCAAGACAAGCGACAAGGAGTACACGTTGAGCACGTTGGTCGAAAAGGCATCCCGCAAAGTCGTGCGCCAAACCGTCGGTGACTATCTGAACGCCTACATCGACCGTCTGCTGGCCGTGAACCGTGTCGGAAACGCCAAGACCTTTCAGGAACTCCGCACCTCGCTGACCCGATTCTGCCATTCGCTGGACTTCTACTTTCTCGACATTGACACCGAGTGGCTGAAACGCTACGAGCAATGGTTGCGGGTGGAGCGACACTATTCGGACAACTCCATCGGCATCCGCTTCCGCTCGTTGCGCGTTCTCTACAACAGTGCCATCACCGACGGTCTCATCAAAAAGACGGACTACCCTTTCGACACCTTTAAGGTAAGCCGATTCAAAGAGGCCACAGCCAAACGGTCGCTCACCAAGGAGGACATTCGGCGGATCATGGATTGCAAAGTGCGAACACTGACCAAGTACCCCAAACCGTTCCTGCAACTGGCAAAAGACTTGTTCATGTTCAGTTATCTGTCATGCGGAATCAATCTGACCGATATTCTGCACATCCGTTATGCCGACATCGTGGACGGGCGACTGGTTTTCAACCGTCAGAAAACGGGCAAACTCCTCTCATTCCAGTTACAGCCCGAAGCCCTTGCCATTCTCGACAAGTACCGTCAGCCGAACACACTTCCGCAGGATTACATCTTTCCCGTGCTGAAACGAACCGTCCACGTCTCGGCCCAGCAACAATACGGACGTGTGCAACGGACAAACAAGCGGATCAACCGTTATCTGAAACTCATCGGTGAACACCTGCACCTGCCCATCCCGCTGACGACCTATGTTGCCCGCCACAGCTTTGCCACCGTGTTGAAAAGGTCGGGAGTTTCAACCTCCATCATTTCGGAATCGCTGGGGCACAGTTCGGAAAAGATCACGCAAATCTACCTCGATTCATTCGAGAACTCGCAGATTGACGAGGCCATGCAACATCTGCTTTGA
- a CDS encoding DEAD/DEAH box helicase family protein: protein MTEIPVNCLFNKKKTGCGATELAIRNSIPTLIAMPYVALVKNKTIYRKDHISVLGVYEGVTEQEIIDYARNHTPLKIAVTYDSLPRTIQALEIAGLTPYKDLFLLIDEWHVLFNAYSFRHHAIASLLDYAAKFERVTYMTATPIEREYILDEIRHLPTCEIN from the coding sequence TTGACTGAAATTCCTGTCAACTGCCTTTTTAACAAGAAAAAAACAGGGTGCGGAGCTACTGAATTGGCTATCCGCAACTCAATCCCTACTCTTATTGCCATGCCTTATGTGGCATTGGTCAAGAACAAGACCATTTATCGAAAAGACCATATCTCCGTGTTGGGTGTTTACGAAGGTGTTACCGAACAAGAGATTATCGACTACGCCCGTAATCATACACCTTTGAAGATTGCCGTTACTTACGACTCTTTACCAAGAACCATACAAGCGTTGGAGATTGCAGGCCTGACCCCTTATAAAGATCTCTTTCTTTTGATCGACGAATGGCACGTGTTGTTCAATGCCTATTCGTTCCGACATCACGCCATTGCATCCTTACTGGATTATGCGGCTAAATTCGAGCGTGTGACCTACATGACAGCAACACCGATCGAGCGGGAATATATATTGGATGAAATACGGCATCTGCCAACCTGCGAAATAAATTGA
- a CDS encoding zinc-ribbon domain-containing protein, whose translation MYCTNCGQHVADNAKFCWHCGERITQHNLTTTPEAIDDLVTNKAEEIMVQEDNISFSDLGTNDYVAKKASFIGSVNDPETTNPSIVSNCENRPRYKETRDTITNYLLRIKKEDTITHSVSYCILNTNTNNQSEWFDYINYCGCGIFYIQRNGLGGLMEESFANYQLWNQISNDQGLFYCVEKNNKWAIITIQHKKIEQLTAYEYDYSYPFIEGAAIVKQNDKYGYFIYDEDANITRIIPCILDDAQEFITNSITCDASIIYQGQSYKMDKEGDLYIIQKKRNWLFFGITGCFKLSLLSFVIILYKIPLEGMSYQEASHAPICTTDIIILLIGTAWIIISSIKYLKKDDVYVFQKNIAKPLHSNK comes from the coding sequence ATGTACTGTACGAATTGTGGACAACACGTGGCTGATAATGCAAAATTTTGTTGGCATTGCGGGGAGCGCATAACACAACATAATTTGACAACTACACCTGAAGCCATCGACGATCTGGTTACGAACAAAGCCGAAGAGATAATGGTCCAAGAAGATAATATTTCATTCTCTGATCTTGGAACAAATGACTACGTAGCCAAAAAAGCCTCGTTCATAGGAAGCGTAAACGATCCAGAAACTACAAATCCGTCAATTGTTAGCAATTGTGAAAATAGACCTCGATACAAAGAGACCCGCGATACTATTACAAATTACTTATTACGAATAAAAAAAGAGGACACAATTACGCATTCTGTTTCATATTGCATATTAAATACCAACACCAACAACCAGAGTGAATGGTTTGATTACATTAACTATTGCGGATGTGGCATTTTTTATATCCAAAGAAATGGTTTAGGGGGATTAATGGAAGAGTCATTTGCAAACTATCAATTGTGGAATCAAATAAGCAATGACCAAGGTCTCTTCTATTGTGTCGAGAAAAATAACAAATGGGCTATTATCACTATCCAGCATAAAAAAATAGAACAATTAACGGCTTATGAATACGATTATTCTTATCCTTTTATAGAAGGCGCCGCTATTGTTAAACAAAATGATAAATATGGCTATTTTATTTATGATGAAGATGCCAATATAACACGAATAATTCCCTGCATTTTAGATGACGCTCAAGAATTTATAACAAACTCCATAACATGCGACGCCTCTATTATCTATCAAGGGCAATCTTACAAAATGGATAAAGAAGGGGATTTATACATAATCCAAAAAAAGCGAAATTGGCTATTCTTCGGAATAACAGGTTGTTTTAAATTATCACTTCTCAGTTTTGTCATTATATTATATAAAATACCATTAGAAGGAATGTCATACCAAGAAGCATCTCATGCTCCCATATGTACAACAGATATTATCATACTACTTATAGGGACTGCTTGGATTATAATATCTTCAATAAAATACCTTAAAAAGGATGATGTCTATGTGTTTCAAAAGAACATAGCCAAACCCCTCCATAGCAACAAATGA